From a region of the Alnus glutinosa chromosome 1, dhAlnGlut1.1, whole genome shotgun sequence genome:
- the LOC133873854 gene encoding actin-depolymerizing factor, with translation MAFRGSNASSGMGVAEHSKTTYLELQRKKVHRYVIFKIDEKKKEVVVEKTGGPAESYDDFTASLPESDCRYAIYDYDFVTSENCQKSKIFFIAWSPSVSRIRAKMLYATSKDRFRRELQGIHYEIQATDPTEMDLEVIRDRAH, from the exons ATGGCTTTCAGAGGG tcgAATGCTTCTTCTGGCATGGGTGTTGCTGAGCACAGCAAGACCACATACCTCGAGCTGCAGAGGAAGAAAGTGCACCGCTATGTGATTTTCAAGATCgatgagaagaaaaaagaggttGTGGTTGAAAAAACTGGAGGCCCAGCTGAGAGCTATGATGACTTCACTGCTTCTTTGCCTGAGAGTGATTGCCGATACGCAATTTATGACTATGACTTTGTGACTTCTGAGAACTGCCAGAAGAGCAAGATATTTTTTATTGCATG GTCTCCTTCTGTGTCAAGGATCCGTGCCAAGATGCTGTATGCAACATCAAAGGACAGGTTCAGAAGGGAGCTGCAGGGCATCCATTATGAGATCCAGGCAACTGACCCAACTGAGATGGATCTTGAAGTCATAAGAGACCGTGCACATTGA
- the LOC133873881 gene encoding phosphoenolpyruvate carboxylase kinase 1-like, protein MSQALNKNYKICEELGRGRFGVVFRCLSLEGGDTYAVKSVDKKLTLGDSLDAQCLLTEPKILHLLAPHPHVIGLHGIYEDETHLHMVLDLCSASDLHHRIVTRRVIPEPEAASVMDQLFQALAHCHRVGVAHRDVKPDNILFDERNRLKLADFGSAEIFKDGEQMSGIVGTPYYVAPEILAGRDYCEKIDVWSAGVILYIMLAGFPPFYGESAVEIFEAVLRANLRFPSRVFQSVSPAAKDLLRRMLCKDVSRRFSAEQALRHPWVTSGGGSL, encoded by the exons ATGAGCCAAGCACTCAACAAAAACTACAAGATCTGCGAAGAGCTCGGCCGGGGACGATTCGGCGTCGTTTTCCGGTGCCTCTCGCTCGAAGGCGGTGACACCTACGCCGTAAAGTCCGTCGATAAGAAACTCACACTGGGCGACTCGCTGGACGCACAGTGCTTGTTAACGGAGCCCAAGATCCTCCATCTCCTGGCTCCACACCCCCACGTCATCGGCCTCCACGGCATCTACGAGGACGAGACCCACCTCCACATGGTCCTCGATTTGTGCTCTGCTTCGGACCTCCACCACCGGATCGTGACCCGCCGGGTCATTCCGGAGCCCGAGGCCGCCTCGGTCATGGACCAGCTCTTCCAGGCCCTGGCCCACTGCCACCGAGTCGGCGTTGCCCACCGCGACGTCAAACCCGATAACATTCTCTTCGACGAGCGCAACCGCCTCAAGCTCGCCGATTTCGGATCGGCCGAGATTTTCAAGGACGGCGAGCAGATGAGCGGCATCGTCGGTACGCCCTACTACGTGGCGCCGGAGATCCTTGCCGGGAGGGACTACTGCGAGAAGATCGACGTGTGGAGCGCGGGCGTCATTCTGTACATTATGCTCGCCGGGTTCCCGCCGTTCTACGGCGAATCGGCGGTGGAGATCTTCGAGGCCGTGCTCAGGGCCAATCTCAGGTTCCCGTCTAGGGTTTTCCAGTCGGTCTCCCCGGCAGCTAAGGATCTTCTCAGACGGATGCTTTGCAAGGACGTTTCTAGAAGGTTCTCGGCGGAGCAAGCTCTAC GACACCCCTGGGTAACAAGTGGAGGAGGGTCTCTCTAA
- the LOC133873864 gene encoding cryptochrome-1, which produces MGSIKTIVWFRRDLRIEDNPALAGAARDGSVFPVYIWSPKEEGQFCPGRVSRWWLKQSLAHLEQSLKSLGAELMLIKTDNILDTLVECINAVGATKVVFNHLYDPVSLVRDHSIKEKLRELGISVQSYNGDLLYEPWEAYDESGHAFTTFEAYWNKSLHLQIETVSVLPPRKLVPAAGTVKKCSIEELGLEDESEKSSNALLGRAWFPGWSNADKTLTEFVERHLLDYSKNRLKVGGNSTSFLSPYLHYGELSVRKVFQYVRMKQILCIKEGDSLGEESVTLFLRAIGLREYSRYLCFNFPFTHERSLLSNLKSFPWHADLANFKAWRQGRTGYPLVDAGMRELWATGWIHNRVRVIVSSFAVKVLLLPWKWGMKYFWDTLLDADLESDILGWQYISGSLPDGHDLERLDSPEIQGSKFDPEGEYVRHWLPELARMPTEWIHHPWDAPFSVLKASGVELGLNYPKPIIELDLARERLTEAIFKMWEIEAAARAANSNGTKEEVVDNSDGTENLAIPKVLLKVKSSCPTTSSNDQRVPTIQNSKNHPSNRKRSKCMEEEKPLLNNLHKLNGEGGTSRTDEDVCSTAESSSVKKKTTSRNSFSVPQVCFSSEEMSFPDCESSGLRQPRQEQTDMEQISSKDGAIGGECP; this is translated from the exons ATGGGTAGCATTAAGACCATTGTTTGGTTTAGGAGGGACCTCAGAATTGAGGACAATCCTGCCTTAGCTGGTGCTGCTAGGGATGGTTCTGTGTTTCCTGTCTATATTTGGAGCCCTAAAGAGGAAGGACAGTTTTGTCCAGGTCGAGTTTCAAGGTGGTGGCTGAAGCAATCTCTAGCCCACTTGGAACAGTCCCTGAAGTCCCTTGGGGCTGAACTAATGCTGATCAAGACTGACAATATTCTCGATACTCTTGTGGAATGCATCAATGCTGTTGGGGCAACAAAAGTGGTATTCAACCATCTTTACG ATCCTGTTTCACTTGTTCGAGATCACAGCATCAAAGAAAAACTGAGGGAGCTAGGCATTTCTGTGCAAAGCTATAATGGAGATCTGTTGTATGAGCCATGGGAAGCATATGATGAAAGTGGACATGCTTTTACTACCTTTGAGGCATATTGGAACAAGAGCTTGCACTTGCAAATTGAAACTGTTTCAGTTCTTCCTCCAAGGAAATTGGTGCCAGCTGCAG GAACTGTCAAAAAGTGTTCAATTGAGGAATTGGGTCTTGAAGACGAATCAGAAAAATCTAGCAATGCCTTATTAGGAAGAGCGTGGTTTCCAGGTTGGAGCAATGCTGATAAGACTCTAACTGAATTTGTTGAGCGGCATCTGCTTGACTATTCTAAGAATAGGCTAAAGGTTGGGGGGAACTCCACATCATTTTTGTCCCCATATCTTCATTATGGAGAACTAAGTGTGCGGAAAGTTTTCCAGTATGTGAGAATGAAACAGATTTTGTGTATAAAAGAAGGAGACTCCTTGGGAGAAGAGAGTGTGACACTTTTCCTCAGGGCCATTGGGCTTAGAGAATACTCCCGTTATCTTTGTTTCAACTTCCCCTTCACGCATGAGAGATCATTACTGAGCAACTTGAAATCTTTCCCTTGGCATGCTGACCTAGCCAATTTTAAGGCTTGGCGACAGGGTCGGACTGGCTACCCATTAGTTGATGCAGGAATGAGAGAACTTTGGGCAACTGGGTGGATACACAATCGAGTAAGAGTAATTGTTTCAAGTTTTGCGGTGAAAGTTTTACTTCTTCCATGGAAATGGGGGATGAAGTATTTCTGGGACACACTTTTGGATGCAGACTTAGAAAGTGATATCCTTGGTTGGCAGTATATCTCAGGGAGCTTGCCGGATGGCCATGACCTTGAGCGATTGGACAGCCCAGAG ATTCAGGGCTCCAAATTCGATCCAGAGGGTGAATATGTGAGGCATTGGCTGCCTGAACTAGCACGGATGCCAACTGAATGGATTCATCACCCTTGGGATGCACCCTTTAGTGTGCTCAAAGCTTCAGGGGTAGAGTTGGGATTAAACTATCCAAAACCTATAATTGAGCTAGATTTGGCTAGAGAACGTTTGACTGAAGCTATATTCAAAATGTGGGAAATAGAAGCAGCTGCTAGAGCTGCAAACTCAAATGGCACGAAAGAAGAAGTTGTTGATAATTCTGATGGTACTGAAAATTTGGCCATTCCAAAGGTTCTCTTAAAGGTAAAGAGTTCTTGTCCTACTACTTCATCAAATGATCAGAGGGTGCCcacaattcaaaattcaaagaaTCATCCATCCAATAGGAAGAGATCTAAATGTATGGAAGAGGAAAAGCCACTCCTAAATAATCTGCATAAGCTTAACGGTGAAGGTGGGACCTCAAGAACTGATGAAGACGTATGCTCTACGGCTGAATCTTCATCGGTAAAGAAGAAAACCACCAGTAGAAATTCTTTTTCTGTTCCTCAGGTGTGCTTTTCATCAGAAGAAATGTCTTTTCCAGATTGTGAATCTTCTGGCTTGAGGCAGCCAAGGCAAGAGCAGACTGACATGGAACAGATTTCAAGCAAAGATG GAGCAATTGGAGGGGAATGCCCTTGA